The Nocardioides campestrisoli genome includes a window with the following:
- a CDS encoding GNAT family N-acetyltransferase — protein sequence MITTRQGRPEDSDRLREIDQRTWSPQVAPMPREDPSTPFFGDRLAPADALVAVTEDDVPCGYALLQQHTQAPSHAHVVLLNGLAVDPEHQGQGIGRLLLEATLAEARRRGATKLSLRVLSTNEDAMRLYRSHGFVVEGTLRGEFVLDGREVDDVLMACRLDAPDGPDGS from the coding sequence GTGATCACCACCCGACAAGGCCGGCCCGAGGACTCGGACCGGCTGCGGGAGATCGACCAGCGCACCTGGAGCCCGCAGGTCGCCCCGATGCCCCGGGAGGACCCGTCGACGCCGTTCTTCGGCGACCGGCTTGCTCCGGCCGACGCGCTGGTCGCCGTGACCGAGGACGACGTGCCCTGCGGCTACGCGCTCCTCCAGCAGCACACCCAGGCGCCCTCGCACGCGCACGTGGTGCTCCTCAACGGGCTCGCGGTGGACCCGGAGCACCAGGGGCAGGGGATCGGGCGCCTGCTCCTCGAGGCCACCCTGGCCGAGGCTCGCCGTCGCGGCGCCACGAAGCTCTCCCTGCGTGTGCTCTCGACCAACGAGGACGCGATGCGGCTCTACCGGTCCCACGGGTTCGTCGTGGAGGGCACGCTCCGCGGGGAGTTCGTCCTCGACGGCCGCGAGGTGGACGACGTGCTGATGGCCTGCCGGCTGGACGCACCCGACGGACCCGACGGGAGTTGA
- a CDS encoding pyridoxal phosphate-dependent decarboxylase family protein, giving the protein MSGDGDGRERGTTSGAALDRAHAHALAWLRSLPDRPVPPRAGAEEVTARLGPDLPDGGTDPAEVVDLLAGACEPGLTAMPSGRFFGFVIGGTHPAALAADWLTSAWDQNCGLRRLTPAHTAVEDLAERWLVDLLGLPEGTAVGFVTGGTMANFTCLAAARDEVLRRAGWDVASRGLVGGPGVRVLVGAERHDTVDLALRYLGLGEPELVAADDQGRLVVADLDRALAERSDGPTVVVLQAGNVHSGAFDPFREAIASAHAHGAWVHVDGAFGLFAAASPALRHLVQGVEEADSWATDAHKTLNVPYDCGLALVRDRSALRAAMGMTGDYLILDEAGEPFDKVPELSRRGRAFPVWAVLRSLGRTGVADLVDGLVARARELAAGMAQVPGAEVLNDVVFTQVCVGFGDDEGTRDAVAAILADGTAWMSGSRWRGRAVLRISVSNWSTDADDVRRSLGAVRRATAG; this is encoded by the coding sequence ATGAGCGGCGACGGCGACGGCCGGGAGCGCGGCACGACGTCCGGGGCAGCCCTGGACCGGGCGCACGCGCACGCGCTCGCCTGGCTGCGCTCGCTACCGGACCGCCCCGTGCCCCCGCGGGCCGGTGCCGAGGAGGTGACCGCGCGGCTGGGGCCCGACCTCCCGGACGGTGGCACGGACCCGGCCGAGGTGGTCGACCTCCTGGCCGGGGCCTGCGAGCCCGGCCTGACCGCGATGCCGTCGGGCAGGTTCTTCGGCTTCGTGATCGGCGGCACCCACCCCGCCGCCCTGGCCGCGGACTGGCTCACCAGCGCCTGGGACCAGAACTGCGGGCTGCGCCGGCTCACCCCGGCGCACACGGCCGTGGAGGACCTGGCCGAACGCTGGCTGGTCGACCTGCTGGGGCTGCCGGAGGGCACTGCCGTCGGGTTCGTCACCGGCGGCACGATGGCGAACTTCACCTGCCTGGCGGCCGCCCGCGACGAGGTGCTGCGCCGGGCCGGGTGGGACGTGGCCAGTCGGGGCCTGGTCGGCGGGCCGGGCGTGCGGGTGCTGGTCGGCGCCGAGCGGCACGACACCGTCGACCTGGCGCTGCGCTACCTGGGCCTCGGCGAGCCCGAGCTGGTCGCCGCCGACGACCAGGGCAGGCTGGTGGTCGCGGACCTCGACCGCGCGCTGGCGGAGCGGAGCGACGGACCGACGGTCGTGGTGCTCCAGGCCGGCAACGTGCACTCCGGGGCCTTCGACCCGTTCCGCGAGGCGATCGCGTCGGCCCACGCGCACGGCGCCTGGGTGCACGTGGACGGCGCGTTCGGGCTGTTCGCCGCGGCCTCGCCCGCGTTGCGCCACCTGGTCCAGGGCGTCGAGGAGGCGGACTCGTGGGCCACCGACGCGCACAAGACCCTGAACGTCCCCTACGACTGCGGGCTGGCACTGGTGCGGGACCGCTCGGCCCTCCGGGCGGCGATGGGGATGACCGGGGACTACCTGATCCTGGACGAGGCCGGCGAGCCGTTCGACAAGGTGCCCGAGCTCAGCCGACGGGGCCGGGCGTTCCCCGTCTGGGCGGTGCTCCGGTCGCTGGGCCGCACGGGGGTCGCCGACCTGGTCGACGGCCTGGTCGCCCGGGCCCGGGAGCTGGCCGCGGGGATGGCGCAGGTGCCGGGCGCCGAGGTGCTCAACGACGTGGTCTTCACCCAGGTCTGCGTCGGCTTCGGCGACGACGAGGGCACCCGGGACGCGGTGGCGGCGATCCTCGCCGACGGCACCGCCTGGATGTCGGGCTCCCGCTGGCGGGGGCGCGCGGTGCTGCGGATCTCGGTGAGCAACTGGTCCACCGACGCCGACGACGTACGGCGCAGCCTCGGGGCGGTGCGCCGCGCCACAGCCGGATAG
- a CDS encoding fumarylacetoacetate hydrolase family protein → MRIARFTTGEEPLYGVVTGEIDEYGQPDPETTIVALAGDPLYVGIKLLAEEHKLADVRLLAPVLPRSKVVGIGRNYADHAAELGNDVPTEPMMFIKPNTSVVGPGDPVFYPPQTSELHYEGELAVVIGRICRDVPVERATDVIHGYTIGNDVTARDLQRADGQFTRAKGFDSFCPLGPWIETDLDPQTFADGVSLQTHLNGDLVQDGSTKDLIFDVPTLVAYVSSVMTLLPGDVILTGTPAGVGPMQVGDEIEVSIAGIGTLTNKVATR, encoded by the coding sequence GTGCGCATCGCGAGATTCACCACCGGGGAAGAGCCGCTCTACGGCGTCGTGACGGGCGAGATCGACGAGTACGGACAACCGGACCCGGAGACCACGATCGTGGCCCTGGCCGGCGACCCGCTCTACGTCGGGATCAAGCTCCTGGCCGAGGAGCACAAGCTCGCTGACGTGCGGCTGCTCGCGCCGGTGCTGCCGCGCAGCAAGGTCGTCGGGATCGGGCGCAACTACGCCGACCACGCCGCCGAGCTGGGCAACGACGTGCCCACCGAGCCGATGATGTTCATCAAGCCCAACACCAGCGTGGTCGGTCCGGGCGACCCGGTCTTCTACCCGCCGCAGACCTCCGAGCTGCACTACGAGGGCGAGCTGGCCGTGGTGATCGGCCGGATCTGCCGCGACGTGCCGGTCGAGCGCGCCACCGACGTGATCCACGGCTACACGATCGGCAACGACGTGACCGCCCGCGACCTCCAGCGCGCCGACGGCCAGTTCACCCGGGCCAAGGGGTTCGACTCCTTCTGCCCGCTCGGCCCGTGGATCGAGACGGACCTGGACCCGCAGACCTTCGCCGACGGCGTCAGCCTGCAGACCCACCTCAACGGCGACCTGGTCCAGGACGGCTCGACCAAGGACCTGATCTTCGACGTGCCGACCCTGGTCGCGTACGTCTCCAGCGTGATGACGCTGCTGCCCGGCGACGTCATCCTCACCGGCACCCCCGCGGGTGTCGGCCCTATGCAGGTCGGCGACGAGATCGAGGTCTCCATCGCCGGCATCGGAACCCTCACGAACAAGGTGGCGACACGGTGA
- a CDS encoding 2'-5' RNA ligase family protein: MTGYGGHSVLQVPVPALEPWVRERTAFYDRDYVSDDPAFGHAHVTALAPFLTAPDEQALARVAEIAGRVPPFDYVLERTGTFPNGIVHLLPDPDGGFRRLTRLLVEAFPQCPPYAGQFPDPVPHVTLDALSEHVTEASTRAAVAPFLPARSRATRLDLAWYEPGRCRVLHSWPLGRAAQDQAAQNS; encoded by the coding sequence ATGACCGGGTACGGCGGCCACAGCGTGCTCCAGGTGCCGGTGCCGGCGCTGGAGCCGTGGGTGCGCGAGCGCACCGCGTTCTACGACCGCGACTACGTCTCGGACGACCCGGCGTTCGGGCACGCCCACGTGACCGCGCTGGCGCCGTTCCTGACCGCGCCCGACGAGCAGGCGCTGGCGCGGGTGGCCGAGATCGCCGGTCGCGTGCCGCCGTTCGACTACGTCCTGGAGCGCACCGGCACCTTCCCCAACGGGATCGTGCACCTGCTGCCGGACCCGGACGGCGGGTTCCGGCGGCTCACCCGGCTGCTGGTCGAGGCGTTCCCCCAGTGCCCGCCGTACGCCGGCCAGTTCCCCGACCCGGTGCCGCACGTGACCCTGGACGCGCTCTCCGAGCACGTCACCGAAGCGTCGACCAGGGCGGCGGTGGCGCCGTTCCTCCCCGCGCGTTCCCGGGCGACCCGGCTGGACCTGGCCTGGTACGAGCCGGGGCGCTGCCGGGTGCTGCACAGCTGGCCGCTGGGCCGGGCCGCCCAGGACCAGGCTGCTCAGAACTCGTAG
- a CDS encoding CPBP family intramembrane glutamic endopeptidase translates to MREDGRGEPGRDQAVREEERALEYHRLHRAGPRGLWRPLLGVLVAVLGSFLVAPLVWQLLFVVGFVAAGEPVLASLEAMGDTRDPSPLTLAYLNVVLASAIALVWAVSRGLHRLPLRWVTSVGPRMRWGYFAVCFGLSFLALFATLVVSSLVPQEAVQAVPVEVNAFTTTTRDFLLVVLLLTPWQAAGEEYLFRGYLTQAIGGMVGGVVLARVLAVLVPALLFGLAHGAQDLPVFVDRFAFGVVAGVLVIVTGGLEAALAMHVLNNFIAFGLALAFSDLGDALNPTGGTWWSLPATLTRSLVYLGLAWFVARQMGVARTVERAVLAGPEGHVYRSHSVP, encoded by the coding sequence ATGAGGGAGGACGGCAGGGGAGAGCCCGGCAGGGATCAGGCCGTCAGGGAGGAAGAACGGGCGCTCGAGTACCACCGACTGCACCGGGCGGGCCCACGCGGCCTCTGGCGGCCCCTCCTGGGCGTCCTGGTGGCCGTCCTGGGCTCGTTCCTGGTCGCCCCGCTGGTCTGGCAGCTGCTCTTCGTCGTGGGCTTCGTGGCGGCCGGCGAGCCGGTGCTGGCCTCGCTCGAGGCGATGGGTGACACCCGGGATCCCAGCCCGCTGACGCTGGCCTATCTCAACGTCGTCCTGGCCAGTGCCATCGCGCTGGTCTGGGCGGTCTCCCGCGGCCTGCACCGGCTCCCGCTGCGCTGGGTCACCTCGGTGGGCCCCCGCATGCGCTGGGGTTACTTCGCGGTCTGCTTCGGGCTCTCGTTCCTGGCCCTGTTCGCGACCCTCGTCGTCTCCTCGCTGGTCCCCCAGGAGGCCGTGCAGGCCGTCCCGGTGGAGGTCAACGCGTTCACCACGACGACCCGCGACTTCCTCCTCGTCGTGCTGCTGCTCACGCCCTGGCAGGCGGCGGGGGAGGAGTACCTGTTCCGCGGCTACCTGACCCAGGCGATCGGCGGGATGGTCGGCGGGGTGGTGCTGGCCCGCGTGCTGGCGGTGCTGGTCCCCGCGCTGCTGTTCGGGCTCGCGCACGGTGCGCAGGACCTGCCGGTCTTCGTCGACCGGTTCGCCTTCGGCGTGGTTGCCGGGGTGCTCGTCATCGTCACCGGCGGGCTGGAGGCGGCCCTGGCGATGCACGTGCTCAACAACTTCATCGCCTTCGGCCTGGCGCTGGCGTTCTCCGACCTGGGCGATGCGCTCAACCCCACCGGAGGCACCTGGTGGAGCCTTCCGGCGACGTTGACCCGGTCCCTGGTCTACCTCGGACTGGCCTGGTTCGTGGCCCGGCAGATGGGCGTGGCGAGGACGGTGGAGAGGGCCGTTTTGGCGGGGCCCGAAGGCCACGTGTATCGTTCCCACTCGGTTCCCTAA
- the gltX gene encoding glutamate--tRNA ligase: MAPSPTGSPHVGLARTALFNWAFARHHGGTFVFRIEDTDKERNTTESYDSLIDLMQWLGLDWDEGPLVGGPYGPYRQSERSEIYADVLTRLRESSYTYDCYCTGDEPTARRKAAGSKVMGYDGFCRDLTDEQVAAFRAEGRKPVVRFRMPEGEIAFDDLVRGEITFQTEFVPDFALCRANGDPLYTLVAPVDDALMGITHVLRGEDLLSSTPRQIALFDALIDIGVATSTPAFGHLPYVMGEGNKKLSKRDPEAHMDLYRKQGFLPEGLLNYLALLGWAIAPDRDVFTLEEMVGKFEIGDVNPNPARFDLKKAEAINADHMRMLSLDELTHRVIPFLKDEGVLSDPVSDADAKMLELAMPLVAERMNKLTEAAPMLGFLFVDESDFTRTETIDEAGKEVVSAAYDALSGLESWATAEIEQALRTALIEERGLKPRVAFGPVRIAISGRKVSPPLFESMELLGRERSLSRLRDALG; this comes from the coding sequence ATGGCCCCCAGCCCGACCGGGAGCCCGCACGTCGGACTGGCCCGCACGGCGCTCTTCAACTGGGCCTTCGCCCGCCACCACGGTGGCACCTTCGTCTTCCGGATCGAGGACACCGACAAGGAGCGCAACACCACCGAGTCCTACGACTCGCTCATCGACCTGATGCAGTGGCTCGGGCTCGACTGGGACGAGGGCCCCCTGGTGGGCGGCCCCTACGGCCCGTACCGGCAGTCCGAGCGCAGCGAGATCTACGCCGACGTGCTGACCCGGCTCCGGGAGAGCAGCTACACCTACGACTGCTACTGCACCGGCGACGAGCCCACCGCCCGGCGCAAGGCCGCCGGCTCCAAGGTCATGGGGTACGACGGCTTCTGCCGCGACCTGACCGACGAGCAGGTCGCGGCGTTCCGCGCGGAGGGGCGCAAGCCCGTGGTCCGGTTCCGGATGCCCGAGGGCGAGATCGCCTTCGACGACCTGGTGCGCGGCGAGATCACCTTCCAGACCGAGTTCGTTCCGGACTTCGCGCTCTGCCGCGCCAACGGGGACCCGCTCTACACGCTGGTCGCCCCGGTCGACGACGCCCTGATGGGGATCACCCACGTGCTCCGGGGCGAGGACCTGCTCTCCAGCACCCCGCGCCAGATCGCCCTCTTCGACGCCCTGATCGACATCGGCGTGGCCACCAGCACCCCGGCGTTCGGGCACCTGCCCTACGTGATGGGGGAGGGGAACAAGAAGCTCTCCAAGCGCGACCCCGAGGCGCACATGGACCTCTACCGCAAGCAGGGCTTCCTGCCCGAGGGGCTGCTCAACTACCTGGCCCTGCTGGGCTGGGCGATCGCGCCCGACCGCGATGTGTTCACGCTCGAGGAGATGGTGGGCAAGTTCGAGATCGGCGACGTCAACCCCAACCCCGCGCGCTTCGACCTGAAGAAGGCCGAGGCGATCAACGCCGACCACATGCGGATGCTCTCGCTCGACGAGCTGACCCACCGGGTGATCCCCTTCCTCAAGGACGAGGGGGTGCTCAGCGACCCGGTCAGCGACGCGGACGCGAAGATGCTCGAGCTAGCGATGCCGCTGGTCGCGGAGCGGATGAACAAGCTCACCGAGGCCGCCCCGATGCTCGGGTTCCTCTTCGTCGACGAGTCCGACTTCACCCGGACCGAGACGATCGACGAGGCCGGCAAGGAGGTCGTCTCCGCCGCGTACGACGCCCTGTCCGGGCTGGAGAGCTGGGCCACCGCCGAGATCGAGCAGGCGCTGCGGACGGCGCTGATCGAGGAGCGCGGGCTCAAGCCGCGCGTCGCGTTCGGTCCGGTGCGGATCGCGATCAGCGGTCGCAAGGTCTCGCCGCCGCTGTTCGAGTCGATGGAGCTGCTCGGTCGGGAGCGGAGCCTCTCGCGGCTGCGCGACGCGCTCGGCTGA
- a CDS encoding sulfotransferase family 2 domain-containing protein, which produces MIVSHQHRFVFLKTRKTAGTSVEIALSKICGPDDIISRISPEDEELRAAAGGRGPQNHESPPLVRRAFNHMPAQKVRKVLGRATWDDYYRFAIERNPWDTVVSLYYWKFRERPGARVAPPFSEFVDEESVEQLAENQRIYRIDGKVAVDRILRYERLGEELAEVWEHLGLPGSPELPRAKGSARPRRDYRELYDDVSRDKVAKLFSDSIEELGYEF; this is translated from the coding sequence GTGATCGTCTCGCACCAGCACCGCTTCGTCTTCCTCAAGACGCGCAAGACCGCCGGGACGAGCGTGGAGATCGCGCTGTCGAAGATCTGCGGACCCGACGACATCATCAGCCGGATCAGCCCGGAGGACGAGGAGCTGCGGGCCGCCGCCGGTGGCCGCGGTCCGCAGAACCACGAGTCGCCGCCCCTGGTGCGCCGGGCGTTCAACCACATGCCGGCCCAGAAGGTGCGCAAGGTCCTGGGCCGCGCGACCTGGGACGACTACTACCGGTTCGCCATCGAGCGGAACCCGTGGGACACCGTGGTCTCGCTCTACTACTGGAAGTTCCGCGAGCGCCCCGGCGCCAGGGTCGCCCCGCCGTTCTCGGAGTTCGTGGACGAGGAGAGCGTCGAGCAGCTCGCGGAGAACCAGCGCATCTACCGGATCGACGGGAAGGTCGCGGTCGACCGCATCCTGCGCTACGAGCGGCTCGGCGAGGAGCTGGCGGAGGTCTGGGAGCACCTCGGGCTGCCCGGGTCACCCGAGCTGCCCCGGGCCAAGGGGTCGGCGCGACCCCGGCGCGACTACCGCGAGCTCTACGACGACGTCTCCCGGGACAAGGTCGCCAAGCTCTTCTCCGACTCGATCGAGGAGCTCGGCTACGAGTTCTGA
- a CDS encoding energy-coupling factor ABC transporter ATP-binding protein has protein sequence MSRIELDRVVVTADTAEGPLTILHETSLVVTEQRLALIGPNGSGKSTLARVLNGLVLPSSGTALVDGLDVDRDGREVRRRVGFVFTDPAAQLVMPTVAEDVALSLRRTHRHRTARRAAALEVLARFGLEELADRSVHALSGGQRQLLAIAGVLAAAPDVLVADEPTTLLDLSNGRRVADLLFSLPQQLVLLTHDLDLAARCDRALVMESGRVVFDGPAADAVAAYRATA, from the coding sequence GTGAGCCGCATCGAGCTGGACCGGGTCGTCGTCACCGCCGACACCGCCGAGGGTCCGCTGACCATCCTGCACGAGACCTCGCTCGTGGTCACCGAGCAGCGGCTCGCGCTGATCGGCCCCAACGGCTCGGGCAAGTCGACGCTCGCCCGCGTCCTCAACGGCCTGGTGCTGCCGTCCTCCGGCACGGCCCTGGTCGACGGCCTGGACGTCGACCGCGACGGCCGCGAGGTCCGCCGCCGGGTCGGCTTCGTCTTCACCGACCCGGCCGCCCAGCTGGTGATGCCGACCGTGGCCGAGGACGTCGCCCTCTCCCTGCGGCGTACCCACCGGCACCGCACGGCGCGCCGGGCCGCCGCCCTGGAGGTGCTGGCCAGGTTCGGCCTCGAGGAGCTCGCCGACCGCAGCGTGCACGCCCTCTCGGGCGGCCAGCGCCAGCTCCTGGCCATCGCCGGGGTGCTCGCGGCCGCGCCCGACGTCCTCGTCGCCGACGAGCCCACCACCCTGCTCGACCTGAGCAACGGCCGGCGGGTGGCCGACCTGCTGTTCTCCCTCCCCCAGCAACTGGTGCTGCTCACCCACGACCTGGACCTGGCGGCGCGCTGCGACCGCGCCCTGGTGATGGAGTCCGGTCGCGTCGTCTTCGACGGCCCCGCCGCGGACGCGGTCGCCGCCTACCGGGCGACCGCGTGA
- a CDS encoding pentapeptide repeat-containing protein has protein sequence MAREEQDRTFTDEDWYGEELDGDRFVRCTFSRVDLTEARLSGVYFEECVFDGVRFNAASLVSTALVVCTVRRSNFFDVTFDGCKVTGTTFSECTLRPIKVRGGQWRGVGLRGADLRAVDLSGLDLRESDLAGADLTGARLRGTALDGADLRQAKLARADLIGASLGRVDLAAAELRETRLDLVGAVLLAEQHGALVSPDPA, from the coding sequence ATGGCGCGCGAGGAGCAGGACCGGACGTTCACCGACGAGGACTGGTACGGCGAGGAGCTGGACGGCGACCGCTTCGTCCGGTGCACATTCAGCCGGGTCGACCTCACCGAGGCCCGGCTCTCGGGCGTCTACTTCGAGGAGTGCGTCTTCGACGGCGTCCGGTTCAACGCCGCCTCCCTGGTCTCGACCGCCCTGGTGGTCTGCACGGTGCGCCGCTCCAACTTCTTCGACGTCACCTTCGACGGCTGCAAGGTCACCGGCACCACGTTCTCCGAGTGCACCCTGCGCCCGATCAAGGTCCGGGGCGGGCAGTGGCGCGGGGTGGGGCTGCGCGGAGCGGACCTGCGGGCGGTCGACCTCTCCGGGCTGGACCTGCGCGAGTCCGACCTGGCGGGCGCCGACCTGACCGGGGCACGGCTCCGGGGCACGGCGCTGGACGGCGCCGACCTGCGGCAGGCCAAGCTTGCCCGCGCCGACCTGATCGGCGCCTCCCTGGGCCGGGTCGACCTGGCGGCCGCCGAGCTGCGCGAGACCAGGCTGGACCTGGTGGGCGCCGTGCTCCTCGCCGAGCAGCACGGCGCGCTGGTCTCCCCCGACCCCGCCTGA
- a CDS encoding 3-methyladenine DNA glycosylase has protein sequence MQWLERAEWESRATAHRERLRPFVEPHLERRRHAVKHPVHDFLFTYYGFRPAQLLRWHPGAGVALADAPEYDGLKGYAPAPGDGGAAVTVSASYVASQRTLLETLRRLLAATAARPASFGCFGLHEWAMVYRLDEDETRHADWPLRLGPAGTDAVVESHRVACSHFDAYRFFTPAARPLNALRPGPDDRPDFEQPGCLHATMDLYKHAARLIPMVSSDLVADCFELARDVRVLDMRAAPYDLTGLEVDGEPFVPVPIETAAGKQEYAAAQRGFAERAAPLRARLLAECERLLATLDDPQ, from the coding sequence GTGCAGTGGCTGGAGCGTGCGGAGTGGGAGTCGAGGGCGACGGCCCACCGCGAACGCCTCCGCCCGTTCGTCGAGCCGCACCTCGAACGCCGCCGGCACGCGGTCAAGCACCCGGTGCACGACTTCCTCTTCACCTACTACGGCTTCCGGCCCGCCCAGCTGCTCCGTTGGCACCCGGGCGCCGGGGTCGCGCTCGCCGACGCCCCGGAGTACGACGGCCTCAAGGGCTACGCCCCGGCGCCCGGCGACGGCGGGGCAGCCGTGACCGTGTCCGCGTCGTACGTCGCCTCCCAGCGCACGCTGCTGGAGACGCTGCGCCGGCTGCTCGCCGCGACCGCGGCCCGGCCCGCCTCGTTCGGCTGCTTCGGGCTGCACGAGTGGGCGATGGTCTACCGGCTCGACGAGGACGAGACGCGGCACGCCGACTGGCCGCTGCGCCTGGGGCCGGCCGGCACCGACGCGGTGGTCGAGTCGCACCGGGTGGCCTGCTCGCACTTCGACGCCTACCGGTTCTTCACCCCCGCGGCCCGCCCCCTCAACGCCCTGCGCCCGGGGCCGGACGACCGGCCCGACTTCGAGCAGCCGGGCTGCCTGCACGCGACGATGGACCTCTACAAGCACGCGGCCAGGCTCATCCCGATGGTCTCCTCCGACCTGGTCGCCGACTGCTTCGAGCTGGCCCGTGACGTCCGGGTGCTCGACATGCGCGCCGCGCCCTACGACCTGACGGGGCTCGAGGTCGACGGGGAGCCGTTCGTCCCGGTGCCGATCGAGACGGCCGCGGGCAAGCAGGAGTACGCCGCCGCGCAGCGCGGGTTCGCCGAGCGTGCGGCCCCGCTCCGGGCGCGGCTGCTGGCCGAGTGCGAGCGGCTGCTGGCCACGCTCGACGACCCGCAGTGA
- a CDS encoding TetR/AcrR family transcriptional regulator C-terminal domain-containing protein has product MRYHRGDVVQRALEVLDDYGLADLTMRRLGSELGVQPSALYHHFANKQTLLAAVADEILARGLGDGHPGEPGEPEMPREQGEWDARLRTVCRRLRDAMLAWRDGAELVATVHAFGLGAHAAYEAVDDALVGSGLPAGLRATAARTLLHLVFGHTGEEQTRLQASSAGAIDAEPPHSSDFDAGLALLIDGIRVRVGQPTTR; this is encoded by the coding sequence GTGCGCTACCACCGCGGCGACGTCGTGCAGCGGGCGCTCGAGGTCCTCGACGACTACGGACTGGCCGACCTGACCATGCGCCGGCTCGGCAGCGAGCTGGGCGTCCAGCCGAGTGCGCTCTACCACCACTTCGCCAACAAGCAGACCCTGCTGGCCGCGGTCGCCGACGAGATCCTGGCGCGTGGGCTGGGGGATGGCCACCCCGGTGAGCCGGGCGAGCCCGAGATGCCCCGTGAGCAGGGGGAGTGGGACGCGCGGCTGCGCACGGTCTGCCGCCGGCTCCGCGACGCGATGCTCGCCTGGCGCGACGGAGCCGAGCTGGTGGCCACCGTGCACGCCTTCGGGCTCGGCGCCCACGCGGCGTACGAGGCGGTCGACGACGCCCTGGTCGGCAGCGGGCTCCCGGCCGGGCTGCGCGCCACGGCGGCCCGCACGCTCCTGCACCTGGTCTTCGGGCACACCGGCGAGGAGCAGACCCGGCTGCAGGCCAGCAGCGCCGGCGCCATCGACGCCGAGCCACCGCACTCCTCCGACTTCGACGCGGGGCTCGCGCTGCTGATCGACGGCATCCGGGTGCGGGTGGGCCAGCCGACCACCCGCTGA
- a CDS encoding biotin transporter BioY: MSNRPRRTGTDLALVASFAALIAVCAILPAIKIGLPVGITLQTFAVLLSGAVLGARRGFLAVVLYLAVGAAGLPVFSEGRAGLGVFQGPSVGYLLAFPLAAACCGFLVERLPRGAASRSVPLVFVSGLVSSLLFVHTLGVAGMALRVPMDWVDAVVADAAFYPGDVVKNLAMAFVATAVHRAFPDLLPTRRARRVEVRETIPG, translated from the coding sequence ATGAGCAACCGCCCCCGCCGCACCGGCACCGACCTCGCCCTGGTCGCCTCGTTCGCCGCGCTGATCGCCGTCTGCGCGATCCTGCCGGCGATCAAGATCGGCCTCCCGGTCGGGATCACCCTGCAGACGTTCGCCGTCCTGCTCTCCGGCGCCGTCCTGGGCGCCCGGCGGGGCTTCCTCGCCGTGGTCCTCTACCTGGCCGTGGGCGCCGCCGGGCTCCCGGTCTTCTCCGAGGGCCGGGCCGGGCTGGGCGTCTTCCAGGGCCCCAGCGTGGGTTACCTGCTGGCCTTCCCGCTGGCCGCCGCCTGCTGCGGGTTCCTGGTCGAGCGGCTCCCCCGCGGCGCCGCCAGCCGCTCGGTGCCGCTGGTCTTCGTCTCCGGCCTGGTCAGCTCGCTGCTCTTCGTCCACACGCTGGGGGTGGCCGGGATGGCGCTGCGGGTGCCGATGGACTGGGTCGACGCGGTGGTCGCCGACGCCGCCTTCTACCCCGGCGACGTGGTGAAGAACCTGGCGATGGCCTTCGTCGCCACGGCGGTGCACCGGGCCTTCCCGGACCTCCTGCCGACCCGCCGCGCACGGCGGGTCGAGGTGCGCGAGACCATTCCCGGGTGA